The window GAAATCGTTATGATGGCTAAAGATGATGAGAAATTTTTAAATATAATAAAAGAAGCAGATCTTGTTATACCAGATGGAATAGGTCTTGTAATAGCTTCTAAAATGATAAAGAATCCTCTAAATGAAAGAGTTACAGGAATTGATCTTATGGAGAATATACTTAATTACTGTAATGAAAATAATAAATCTATATTTATACTAGGTGGAAAGCCTGGAGTTGCTGATAAAGCAGTTGAAAATATAGTTAAGAAATATCCTAATATAAAAAGTTCAGGATCTTATCATGGTTACTTTAAAGGACATCATATAGGTCATGAAGGGCATGATGAGGAAAAAGAGGTTATAAATAAGATAAATGAATTAAAACCTGATATATTATTTGTTGCATTTGGAGCTCCTAAGCAGGAGTTATGGATTCAAAGATATAAAGATGAGGTAAATACGTCTATACTTATGGGTGTTGGAGGAAGTGTTGATGTATATGCAGGAGAAGTTCAAAGAGCACCTGAGTTTTATCAAAAGTTTGGACTTGAATGGTTATATAGACTTATAAAAGAACCTTGGAGATATAAAAGAATGATGTTATTACCTAAGTTTATTGTACAAGTAGCAATAAAAAAATAGATAAAGGGGAAGTGCAATATGAAAAAAAAGCACTGGAGTACTATATTAATTGAATATATACTTATAACTGTTGGATGTGCCTTAATGGCAGTATCTATAGATCTATTTTTAGCACCTCACACAATAGCCCCTGGTGGAGTGACTGGTCTTGCAATAGTTATTAAAAAAATTACAGGGATATCTGTTTCTGTAACTAACTTAGTTATAAATGTTCCACTTTTTATAGCTGGAGTTATAGTTCTTGGTAAAGCATTCGGAGCAAAAACTGGTTATGCTACACTAGCATTATCATTTTTTATAGAATTAGTTTCAAAAGCATCTCAAGGATACATACCAACTAATGATATGCTGTTATCCACTATATATGGAGGTCTTATTACAGGAGTTGGAATAGGTCTTGTATTTAAATCTGGAGGAACAACTGGAGGGACAGATCTAGCAGGAGCAATGCTAAACAAATATTTTCCTAATATAAGTATACCAAAGCTTATGATGTGTATAGACCTTTGCATAGTTGCACTTGCAGGTTTTGTAAATAAGAATGTAGAAACATCTTTATACTCTATAATTGCTCTTTATATACTTGTTAAAATGGCTGACTTTATAATAGAGGGTATGGGATATTCTAAAGCATTCTTTGTTATATCATCAAAGCCTGATGAAATAAGTGATGAGATAATGCAAAATCTAGGACGAGGAGTTACTTCTCTAAATGGAAAAGGAATGTACACTAAGGAAGAGAAAAATATATTGTGGGTAGTAGTTGATAGAACACAAGAGGTAAAATTAAAGGACATAGTGAAAGATGTAGATGAAAATGCATTTATCATGGTTGCGAATGTACATGAGGTTTTAGGTGAAGGTTTTAAGCCTATGAGATCATAGTGTTAGTTAAATTTTAAAGATATATATCCGAAAGCTAAAAGATCTAGAACTCCATCATTTGAGTGCTGGAGTTAAGAACTTAAAAGCTTATGGATTAGCTTAACTAAAAATTCAGTTAAAGTAAAAACTGTATCTGAATTAAGTTTCGCTTTAGTTAAAATATAAAAAGGAGGGTAATAAATGAGAGATCATAATGAATTGAAGCAAGTTGCTACGAGTATAAGAAAGAATATAGTTCAAATGATTAATGAATCAAAATCAGGTCATCCAGGAGGTTCGTTATCTTGTGTTGAAATAGTTACAGCTTTATATTTTGACGAGATGAACATAGATGTTCAAAATCCTAAGAAGGAAGATAGAGATAGATTCGTATTATCAAAGGGACATGCAGCTCCTGTTTTATATAGTGCTCTTGCTGAAAAAGGATATTTTGAAAAGGAAGAGTTATTCAAATTAAGAAAGGTAAATTCTATGCTTCAAGGACATCCTGATATGAAAGGAACTCCTGGAGTTGAAATGTCTACAGGATCTTTAGGACAAGGATTCTCTGTTGCTTGTGGTATGGCCATGGCATCTAAGATGGATAATGCTCCTTGGAGAGTATATAGTGTACTTGGAGATGGAGAGATTCAAGAAGGTTTAATTTGGGAAGCTGCTATGAGTGCTGCTCACTACAAATTAGATAACTTAGTTGCTTTCTTAGATTTCAATGGACTTCAAATTGATGGTAAGAATGAAGATGTAATGAATATCTATCCAGTTGTTGATAAATTCAAGGCTTTTGGATGGAATGTAATAGAAATAGACGGACATGATTTTGATCAAATATTTGCATCACTTGATTCAGCTAGAGAAACAGTAGGAAAACCTACTATGATAATAGCTAAGACTGTTAAAGGTAAAGGCGTTTCATTCATGGAAAACCAAGCTGGATGGCATGGAACAGCTCCTAGTGATGAAGATCTTGAAGTAGCTTTAAAAGAATTAGGAGGTGCTAAGTAATGAAGAAAATAGCAACGAGAGAAGCTTATGGTAATGCCCTTGTAAAACTTGGACAAATGAACGAAAATGTAGTAGTATTTGATGCAGACCTTTCAAAATCTACAAAAACA is drawn from Tepidibacter hydrothermalis and contains these coding sequences:
- a CDS encoding transketolase encodes the protein MRDHNELKQVATSIRKNIVQMINESKSGHPGGSLSCVEIVTALYFDEMNIDVQNPKKEDRDRFVLSKGHAAPVLYSALAEKGYFEKEELFKLRKVNSMLQGHPDMKGTPGVEMSTGSLGQGFSVACGMAMASKMDNAPWRVYSVLGDGEIQEGLIWEAAMSAAHYKLDNLVAFLDFNGLQIDGKNEDVMNIYPVVDKFKAFGWNVIEIDGHDFDQIFASLDSARETVGKPTMIIAKTVKGKGVSFMENQAGWHGTAPSDEDLEVALKELGGAK
- a CDS encoding YitT family protein encodes the protein MKKKHWSTILIEYILITVGCALMAVSIDLFLAPHTIAPGGVTGLAIVIKKITGISVSVTNLVINVPLFIAGVIVLGKAFGAKTGYATLALSFFIELVSKASQGYIPTNDMLLSTIYGGLITGVGIGLVFKSGGTTGGTDLAGAMLNKYFPNISIPKLMMCIDLCIVALAGFVNKNVETSLYSIIALYILVKMADFIIEGMGYSKAFFVISSKPDEISDEIMQNLGRGVTSLNGKGMYTKEEKNILWVVVDRTQEVKLKDIVKDVDENAFIMVANVHEVLGEGFKPMRS
- a CDS encoding WecB/TagA/CpsF family glycosyltransferase — translated: MEKINILGVPVHKVDMNEALNVSSSFFDRDKKSVIVTPNSEIVMMAKDDEKFLNIIKEADLVIPDGIGLVIASKMIKNPLNERVTGIDLMENILNYCNENNKSIFILGGKPGVADKAVENIVKKYPNIKSSGSYHGYFKGHHIGHEGHDEEKEVINKINELKPDILFVAFGAPKQELWIQRYKDEVNTSILMGVGGSVDVYAGEVQRAPEFYQKFGLEWLYRLIKEPWRYKRMMLLPKFIVQVAIKK